The proteins below are encoded in one region of Archocentrus centrarchus isolate MPI-CPG fArcCen1 chromosome 13, fArcCen1, whole genome shotgun sequence:
- the LOC115790035 gene encoding apolipoprotein B receptor, translating to MAATEASAVPVVQEDGKTAESKPVEVEQAPKNANTSSETVKSEAVSKDGTAINSEVVDNKETVNNDTAAADAAGTDEGGAVATSEDAAPPQSSENITSTEPKTSFLDSFLNKSGLGKVMGGRKKKEQSATTAGGEESAAEGAEKEGEKGGEETAATEGGAEGGAEGEAATEKVAENGEKEDEKKAEKGKPAEAKSTVRDLIRKPVARIFSHRSTEKKEGAAAEPQKQVKVRSKSLDRLEDPEALNTTADSIVEEGGAAGGAEEEQKASASSATTKHMKRWHSFKKLMAQKAHKKSGGGEDGKEEGAEGEGGGGDSSTLDSKESGQKRWKLKRSWTFQGLKRDTSMSGISGKAKGSDKDSADNAKPEEPAGGAEGGEEAAKVEGGAEEGKVEGGEEKEKAEGGEEEKAAGGGTVTQHANEIWTSFKKRVIPKSKRANTECPPGGEEDAPPVTASGEEGAAEEGKDGKSAKAKRSHFGRAVSLKNFLMRKGKSTSVDTGEGAKEEEEVAEGGEAAAEEGGTDGEAATATEETNDKDAAAEKTPAEESGAEAEKETEKTTTEAPVTNGENGCSNGTEEENATHNHQEEEEKTTGSSPVKKSKDAGGVKDEANAKIINATAAVNSDKKAGNV from the exons ATGGCGGCAACGGAGGCCAGTGCAGTGCCAGTGGTCCAGGAAGATGGAAAAACTGCCGAAAGCAAGCCAGTAGAGGTGGAGCAAGCACCCAAAAATGCCAACACAAGCTCAGAGACTGTCAAAAGCGAGGCTGTCAGTAAAGACGGTACAGCCATCAACAGCGAGGTTGTTGATAACAAAGAGACTGTGAATAACGACACAGCGGCGGCAGACGCAGCAGGAACTGATGAGGGAGGAGCCGTGGCAACGAGCGAGGATGCAGCACCTCCTCAGAGCTCCGAAAACATCACCTCCACTGAGCCCAAGACCTCGTTCCTGGATTCCTTCCTCAACAAGAGTGGCCTGGGAAAGGTCATGGGtggaaggaagaagaaagagcagagTGCCACCACAGCAGGAGGTGAGGAGAGCGCAGCTGAAGGAGCGGAGAAAGAGGGTGAAAAAGGAGGGGAGGAAACTGCAGCAACTGAGGGAGGAGCAGAGGGAGGTGCAGAAGGAGAGGCAGCGACAGAGAAAGTTGCAGAAAatggagagaaagaagatgAGAAGAAAGCAGAGAAGGGTAAACCAGCAGAAGCAAAATCCACAGTTCGAGATCTGATTAGGAAGCCTGTGGCTAGGATCTTCTCCCATCGTAGCACTGAGAAGAAGGAAGGCGCTGCTGCAGAACCCCAGAAACAAGTAAAGGTCCGGTCCAAGTCCCTGGACCGGCTGGAAGATCCCGAAGCACTTAATACCACTGCAGACTCCATCGTAGAGgaaggaggagcagcaggaggtgcAGAAGAAGAGCAGAAAGCCTCTGCCTCTTCAGCAACCACTAAGCACATGAAACGCTGGCACTCTTTCAAGAAACTCATGGCTCAGAAGGCACACAAGAAGAGTGGAGGGGGTGAGGATGGGAAGGAGGAAGGCGCAGAGGGCGAAGGAGGTGGGGGAGATTCCTCCACGCTCGACTCCAAGGAGTCAGGCCAGAAGAGGTGGAAGCTGAAACGTTCCTGGACCTTCCAGGGCCTGAAGAGGGACACTTCCATGTCCGGCATCAGTGGTAAGGCCAAGGGCTCCGACAAAGACTCCGCCGACAATGCCAAGCCGGAGGAGCCTGCGGGAGGAGCTGAGGGAGGAGAAGAAGCAGCTAAGGTGGagggaggagcagaggagggtaaggtggagggaggggaggaaaaggagaaagcaGAGGGAGGCGAGGAGGAGAAGGCAGCAGGAGGTGGAACGGTGACGCAACATGCCAATGAGATCTGGACCTCCTTCAAGAAGCGTGTCATCCCCAAGAGCAAACGCGCCAATACAGAGTGCCCCCCTGGCGGGGAGGAGGATGCACCTCCAGTCACAGCCTCAG GTGAGgagggagcagcagaggaaggcAAAGATGGCAAATCAGCCAAAGCCAAGCGTTCACATTTTGGCCGTGCAGTTTCCCTGAAGAACTTCCTCATGCGAAAGGGCAAGTCCACCAGCGTGGACACGGGTGAGGGcgccaaggaggaggaggaggtcgcagagggaggagaagcagcagcagaggagggaggcaCCGACGGTGAAGCTGCCACAGCGACCGAGGAGACCAACGACAAAGATGCAGCAGCCGAGAAGACACCAGCAGAGGAGAGCGGAGCAGAGGCGGAGAAGGAGACCGAGAAGACGACGACCGAAGCTCCAGTGACCAACGGGGAGAATGGCTGCTCCAACGGCACAGAGGAGGAGAACGCCACACACAATcaccaggaggaggaggagaagacgACGGGGAGCAGCCCCGTGAAGAAGAGCAAGGATGCAGGAGGGGTGAAGGACGAGGCCAACGCCAAGATCATCAATGCCACAGCGGCTGTGAACAGCG ACAAAAAGGCGGGAAACGTGTGA